From a single Planctellipticum variicoloris genomic region:
- the treS gene encoding maltose alpha-D-glucosyltransferase codes for MSRCNFRNSGSVREDSKHPERRIGEATGDDQLAKDPHLHWYKDAVVYQVHVRAFCDSTADGVGDFRGLTSKLDYIQDLGATAIWLLPFFPSPLRDDGYDIADYTSINPSYGTLQDFKAFLRAAHDRGLKVIVELVLNHTSDQHPWFQRARRSKPGSRHRDFYVWSDSPEKYKDARIIFKDFEHSNWSWDPVADAYYWHRFYSHQPDLNFENPDVMREVYQVLNHWLSMGVDGLRLDAVPYLCERDGTNCENLPGTHAILKEIRAYVDQHYPDRMLLAEANQWPEDAVAYFGDGDECHAAFHFPVMPRMFMAVQMEDRFPIIDIMLQTPEIPDVCQWFMFLRNHDELTLEMVTDEERDYMYSVYAHNPQARINMGIRRRLAPLLGGNRRQIELLNSILMSLPGTPVIYYGDEIGMGDNIYLGDRNGVRTPMQWSPDRNAGFSGGNPQQMYLPVIIDHEYHYEAVNVETQQRNPFSLFWWMKRLIAMRQQSAVFARGTLQFLLPENNRVLAYLRALDHQTILVVANLSRFSQFVELDLSEFRGCTPTELFGQTPFPRIGELPYLLTLGPYSFYWFSIQQCREPSLADTEPPTAVVQTAEELPVLRAKDRWQHVLDSRGRESLAKMLPGWLVKRRWFSGADRSIRSATIADVVPLESQAMPAQVNLVFVQIDYVNDSPETYLLPIGFATGVQAAQLRGDNSPAILASLEVTAGKEAISGLLYDAFGEEGLGQLMLDLIGGRRKAPGRVGKLAGHPLRSYRSLRGPAEDHLAVRALKSEQSNSTILYGDRLLLKMFRRLDVGLNPDLEIGRFLTETAPFPHSPRLAGSVEYIDATGQPSTVGILQAFVQNEGDAWSYTLDYVNRFFDRVLTTRRAERPAASDMPRQETFTATCETVPPLARELCDSYLESAALLGQRTAELHLALASSSEKPDFAPEPFSELYQRSVYQGMRGLARKTLRTLRNKLKELPEEAQNDAKELLQAEQALVDRLRSIVGRKLSGSRIRCHGDYHLGQVLFTGKDFVILDFEGEPSHRLSERRIKRSPLRDVAGMIRSFDYASQSVLLSRMTGIILKEELPVFEEWAGYWSSWVSALYLAAYLKAVGNAAFATQSAEEIRTLLDVFLLERAVCELANELNLRPTRAQASLRGILRILESRG; via the coding sequence ATGAGCCGATGCAACTTTCGAAACAGCGGTTCTGTCCGGGAAGACTCAAAGCATCCCGAACGACGGATCGGCGAAGCGACGGGAGACGACCAATTGGCGAAGGATCCCCATCTGCACTGGTACAAGGACGCCGTCGTCTACCAGGTCCACGTTCGCGCGTTCTGCGATTCGACGGCCGACGGCGTCGGCGATTTTCGCGGGCTGACGAGCAAACTGGATTACATCCAGGATCTGGGGGCGACCGCGATCTGGCTGCTGCCATTCTTTCCGTCGCCGTTGCGGGACGACGGCTACGACATCGCCGACTATACGAGCATCAATCCCAGTTATGGCACGCTGCAGGACTTCAAAGCGTTTCTGCGGGCGGCCCATGACCGCGGGTTGAAAGTGATTGTCGAACTCGTGCTGAACCACACGTCGGATCAGCATCCCTGGTTCCAGCGCGCCCGGCGGAGCAAGCCCGGCAGTCGCCACCGCGACTTCTACGTCTGGAGCGATTCGCCGGAGAAGTACAAGGACGCCCGGATCATCTTCAAAGACTTCGAGCACTCGAACTGGAGCTGGGATCCGGTCGCCGACGCCTACTACTGGCACCGCTTCTACAGTCATCAGCCCGATTTGAATTTTGAGAATCCCGACGTCATGCGGGAGGTGTACCAGGTGCTCAATCACTGGCTGTCGATGGGGGTCGACGGCCTGCGGCTGGATGCGGTGCCGTACCTGTGCGAGCGCGACGGAACGAACTGCGAGAACTTGCCCGGAACGCACGCCATCCTCAAAGAAATCCGGGCGTACGTCGATCAGCACTATCCCGATCGGATGTTGCTGGCGGAGGCCAATCAGTGGCCGGAAGACGCCGTGGCGTACTTCGGCGACGGGGACGAATGCCACGCGGCGTTTCATTTTCCGGTGATGCCGCGGATGTTCATGGCGGTCCAGATGGAAGACCGCTTTCCGATCATCGACATCATGCTGCAGACGCCGGAGATCCCGGATGTCTGCCAGTGGTTCATGTTTCTGAGAAATCATGATGAGTTGACGCTGGAGATGGTCACCGACGAGGAGCGGGACTACATGTACAGCGTCTATGCTCACAACCCGCAGGCGAGGATCAACATGGGGATCCGGCGCCGGCTGGCGCCGTTGCTGGGGGGCAATCGCCGACAGATCGAGCTGCTGAACTCGATTCTGATGTCACTGCCGGGGACGCCGGTGATTTATTACGGCGACGAAATCGGCATGGGGGACAATATCTATCTGGGCGATCGCAACGGAGTCCGGACTCCGATGCAGTGGAGCCCCGATCGGAACGCGGGGTTCTCGGGCGGCAATCCGCAGCAGATGTATCTGCCCGTGATTATCGACCACGAGTACCACTACGAAGCCGTCAACGTGGAGACGCAGCAGCGAAATCCGTTTTCGCTCTTCTGGTGGATGAAGCGATTGATTGCGATGCGGCAGCAGTCGGCCGTCTTTGCGCGCGGAACACTGCAGTTTCTTCTGCCGGAGAACAATCGCGTCCTGGCGTATCTCCGTGCGCTGGACCATCAGACCATTCTGGTCGTCGCGAACCTGTCCCGGTTTTCGCAGTTTGTCGAACTGGATCTGTCCGAGTTTCGCGGCTGCACTCCCACGGAGCTGTTCGGGCAGACGCCGTTTCCGCGGATCGGCGAGCTGCCGTACCTGCTGACGCTCGGGCCATACAGCTTCTACTGGTTCTCGATTCAGCAGTGCCGGGAGCCGTCGCTGGCGGACACCGAACCGCCGACCGCCGTCGTACAGACTGCGGAGGAGCTCCCGGTCCTGCGGGCGAAAGACAGGTGGCAGCACGTGCTGGATTCCAGGGGGCGGGAGTCCCTGGCGAAAATGCTGCCCGGCTGGCTCGTCAAACGCCGCTGGTTCTCGGGGGCAGACAGGTCGATCCGCAGTGCGACGATTGCCGATGTGGTCCCGCTGGAAAGCCAGGCGATGCCGGCGCAGGTCAATCTGGTCTTCGTGCAGATCGACTACGTCAACGATTCGCCGGAAACGTATCTGTTGCCGATCGGCTTCGCCACCGGAGTGCAGGCAGCGCAGCTCCGCGGCGACAATTCGCCGGCGATTCTGGCGTCTCTGGAAGTGACTGCCGGAAAGGAGGCGATTTCGGGGCTGCTGTATGACGCCTTCGGCGAGGAAGGACTCGGGCAACTGATGCTGGACCTGATCGGCGGACGCCGCAAGGCCCCGGGGCGCGTCGGAAAACTTGCCGGTCATCCGCTGCGGTCCTACCGGTCGCTGCGCGGCCCGGCCGAGGATCATCTGGCCGTGCGGGCGCTCAAGTCGGAGCAGAGCAACAGCACGATTCTCTACGGCGATCGACTGCTGCTGAAGATGTTTCGCCGGCTGGACGTCGGCCTGAATCCGGATCTGGAGATCGGTCGGTTCCTGACGGAGACGGCGCCCTTCCCCCATTCGCCGCGGCTCGCCGGTTCTGTGGAGTACATCGACGCGACCGGCCAACCGTCGACGGTGGGAATTCTGCAGGCGTTTGTGCAGAACGAGGGAGACGCCTGGAGCTACACGCTCGACTATGTCAATCGGTTCTTCGACCGCGTGCTGACGACTCGCCGGGCCGAGCGACCGGCGGCATCCGACATGCCGCGTCAGGAGACTTTCACGGCGACGTGCGAGACCGTCCCACCGCTGGCGCGGGAGCTCTGCGATTCCTATCTGGAGTCGGCCGCGCTGCTCGGTCAGCGGACGGCGGAGTTGCATCTGGCGCTCGCATCGTCGTCCGAGAAGCCCGATTTCGCGCCGGAACCGTTCTCAGAATTGTATCAGCGATCGGTTTATCAGGGGATGCGGGGACTGGCCCGGAAGACGCTACGCACGCTCCGCAATAAGTTGAAAGAACTCCCCGAGGAAGCTCAAAACGATGCGAAGGAGCTGCTGCAGGCCGAGCAGGCGCTGGTGGATCGGCTGCGGAGCATTGTCGGCCGCAAGCTGAGCGGATCGCGGATCCGGTGCCACGGCGACTATCACCTGGGACAGGTGCTGTTCACCGGGAAGGACTTTGTGATTCTCGACTTCGAAGGGGAGCCGTCCCACCGACTGAGCGAACGGCGCATCAAGCGTTCGCCGTTGCGCGACGTGGCAGGAATGATCCGTTCGTTCGACTACGCCAGTCAGTCGGTTCTGCTGAGCCGGATGACGGGCATCATTCTGAAAGAAGAGCTGCCAGTCTTTGAGGAGTGGGCTGGCTACTGGTCAAGCTGGGTCAGTGCGCTGTACCTGGCGGCGTATCTGAAGGCCGTTGGAAATGCCGCGTTCGCCACTCAGAGTGCCGAAGAGATTCGGACGCTGCTCGATGTCTTCCTGCTGGAGAGGGCCGTTTGTGAACTGGCAAACGAGCTGAATCTCCGCCCCACCAGGGCGCAGGCGTCTCTCCGAGGAATTCTGCGAATCCTCGAATCGCGGGGCTGA
- the pgm gene encoding phosphoglucomutase (alpha-D-glucose-1,6-bisphosphate-dependent), whose protein sequence is MSLHPLAGQPAPRDMLIDVARLLAEYSDRSPDLSDPTQLVSFGTSGHRGTSLNGSFTEAHIAAITQAIVEYRSAAGITGPLYLGKDTHALSGPAQSTALEVLAANGVETVFQADDGFTPTPVISHAILGHNRGRTTGLADGIVITPSHNPPEDGGFKYNPTNGGPADTDITQKVQDRANEILRGGNSAVRRIPYSAALLASTSHARNLVTGYVEDLGSVVDMDAIRSAGLKLGVDPLGGASLEYWQPIADRYGLDITIVNDRVDPAFGFMTVDRDGKIRMDCSSEYAMAGLVRLKDRFDIAFGNDPDADRHGIVTRSAGLLNPNHYLAVAIRYLFTHRPDWPQTAAVGKTLVSSALIDRVVASLGRTLCEVPVGFKWFVDGLFQGTLGFGGEESAGASFLRRDGGVWSTDKDGLILALLAAEMTAVTGKDPGQHFREIAAQFGEPCYTRIDQPATPQQKSVLKKLSPAAVTAATLAGDPITARLTSAPGNGAAIGGLKVTSDFGWFAARPSGTENIYKIYAESFRDAAHLHRIVTEAAEIVTAALNASV, encoded by the coding sequence ATGTCCCTGCATCCCCTGGCCGGCCAACCCGCCCCCCGCGACATGCTGATCGACGTCGCTCGACTCCTCGCCGAATACTCCGACCGATCCCCTGACCTGTCCGATCCGACGCAGCTTGTCAGCTTCGGCACCAGCGGCCACCGGGGGACGTCCCTCAACGGGTCATTCACCGAAGCTCACATCGCTGCCATTACCCAGGCGATCGTCGAATACCGCTCCGCCGCCGGGATCACGGGGCCGCTCTATCTCGGCAAGGACACGCACGCCCTCTCCGGACCGGCCCAGTCCACCGCCCTGGAAGTCCTCGCCGCCAACGGCGTGGAGACGGTTTTCCAAGCCGACGATGGTTTTACGCCGACGCCAGTCATCTCGCATGCCATCCTGGGACACAACCGCGGTCGGACGACGGGCCTGGCGGATGGAATCGTCATCACGCCGTCTCACAATCCTCCGGAAGATGGCGGCTTCAAGTACAACCCGACCAATGGCGGCCCCGCCGATACCGATATCACCCAGAAGGTTCAGGACCGCGCCAACGAGATTCTGCGTGGCGGAAATTCGGCGGTCAGGCGAATTCCTTATTCGGCGGCATTGCTGGCGTCCACATCGCACGCCCGCAATCTGGTGACCGGCTACGTCGAAGACCTCGGTTCCGTAGTCGACATGGATGCCATCCGCTCGGCCGGCCTCAAGCTGGGCGTCGACCCGCTCGGTGGCGCGTCACTGGAATACTGGCAACCGATCGCGGACCGCTACGGCCTCGACATCACCATCGTCAACGACCGCGTTGACCCCGCCTTCGGCTTTATGACTGTCGACCGCGACGGAAAAATCCGCATGGATTGCTCCAGCGAGTACGCCATGGCCGGGCTGGTCCGGCTCAAGGACCGGTTCGATATCGCCTTCGGCAACGACCCCGACGCCGACCGGCATGGCATCGTCACCCGTTCCGCCGGGCTGCTGAATCCGAATCACTATCTGGCCGTCGCGATCCGTTATCTCTTCACTCATCGTCCCGACTGGCCGCAGACAGCGGCCGTCGGCAAGACCCTCGTCAGCAGCGCCCTGATTGACCGGGTCGTCGCTTCGCTCGGCCGAACATTGTGCGAAGTCCCTGTCGGCTTCAAATGGTTCGTCGACGGCCTGTTCCAGGGCACGCTGGGCTTCGGCGGCGAAGAGAGCGCCGGCGCCAGCTTTCTACGTCGCGACGGTGGCGTCTGGTCCACCGACAAGGACGGCCTGATCCTGGCTCTGCTCGCCGCGGAAATGACCGCCGTCACCGGCAAAGACCCCGGCCAGCATTTCCGGGAAATCGCAGCGCAATTCGGCGAACCCTGCTATACGCGCATCGACCAGCCTGCCACGCCGCAGCAGAAGTCGGTTCTCAAGAAGCTCTCTCCCGCAGCCGTCACCGCCGCCACGCTGGCCGGTGACCCCATCACGGCGAGGCTGACCAGCGCGCCGGGCAACGGCGCCGCCATCGGCGGACTGAAGGTCACATCCGACTTCGGCTGGTTCGCCGCCCGCCCTTCGGGAACGGAGAACATTTACAAAATCTACGCCGAGAGCTTCCGCGACGCCGCCCACCTGCACCGCATCGTGACCGAGGCCGCCGAAATCGTCACCGCGGCGCTGAATGCCTCGGTGTGA
- a CDS encoding S41 family peptidase — MFALQFSVRVLLRASLLFCCLSAWSSAGSFAADRDVARSADERQALSTGVELEKARKWLEAVEFYESNLKEWPTSESLQKALRRSKGQFSIERRYSDQSFVAEMVALPSNEAMAHLEELLLAIRQRYVDSISSTSLLAHGTESLYLALSNDKFLQRNLPRATPEQTRRVRSVLVEQYWNKPVSTPDATRRLVLDVCELCRRELGLEATPVVMEYVFGACNSLDEYSSYLTPGRRRDLFDNIAGEFVGIGVEMKGDMGKGLRLMNVLPESPAEEGGCRTGDIITAIDGVDCRNMSIDEAASVMQGQSGSRVRLQLTSPAGDVRDTTLVRRAVKVKSIPVAKIIDTANGVGYIKMTGFQKNTTEELDAALFKLHREGMRALIWDLRGNPGGLLDVAVEVLDRFIADGVLVSTKGRTSDSNSSYSARREGTWNMPLVVLVDGDSASASEIVAGAIHDHHRGELVGRKTYGKWSVQTIHMGRGETGLRLTTAKFYSPTGNTFGKIGFQPDVVVPEPAPQTTTAYRGAIDPNSDSDIEAGLNALKKQLARR; from the coding sequence ATGTTTGCGCTGCAATTCTCCGTTCGCGTCCTGTTGCGGGCGTCGCTGCTGTTCTGCTGCCTCAGTGCGTGGTCGAGCGCCGGCAGTTTCGCCGCGGATCGGGACGTCGCCAGATCTGCTGACGAACGCCAGGCCCTCAGCACGGGAGTCGAGCTCGAAAAGGCTCGCAAGTGGCTTGAGGCCGTCGAATTCTACGAGTCGAATCTCAAAGAATGGCCGACGAGCGAGTCGCTGCAGAAGGCGTTGCGGCGGTCCAAGGGTCAGTTTTCGATCGAGCGCCGCTATTCGGACCAGAGCTTTGTGGCCGAAATGGTCGCACTCCCCTCGAATGAAGCGATGGCGCACCTGGAGGAATTGCTGCTGGCAATCCGACAGCGGTATGTCGATTCGATTTCATCGACGTCGCTACTGGCTCACGGAACCGAGAGCCTCTATCTGGCGTTGAGCAATGACAAATTCCTGCAAAGGAATCTGCCACGGGCGACTCCTGAACAGACCCGTCGGGTGCGGAGCGTACTGGTCGAACAGTATTGGAACAAACCGGTTTCGACGCCGGATGCCACTCGCCGATTGGTTCTGGACGTCTGCGAGCTGTGTCGACGGGAACTGGGACTCGAAGCGACTCCCGTCGTGATGGAATACGTGTTTGGAGCGTGCAATTCGCTCGACGAATACAGCAGCTACCTGACGCCCGGCCGTCGTCGGGATCTGTTCGACAACATCGCCGGCGAGTTCGTCGGGATTGGAGTCGAGATGAAGGGGGACATGGGCAAGGGGCTGCGTCTGATGAACGTACTGCCGGAAAGCCCCGCTGAAGAAGGCGGGTGCCGGACCGGGGACATCATCACCGCGATTGATGGAGTCGACTGCCGGAACATGTCGATCGACGAAGCCGCCTCCGTCATGCAGGGCCAGAGCGGATCGCGGGTCAGGCTGCAGTTGACGTCGCCGGCCGGCGACGTCCGGGACACCACGCTGGTCCGTCGGGCCGTCAAAGTAAAGAGCATTCCGGTCGCGAAAATCATCGATACGGCAAACGGCGTCGGCTACATCAAGATGACCGGCTTCCAGAAGAATACGACGGAAGAGCTCGACGCGGCCCTCTTCAAGCTGCATCGCGAAGGAATGCGGGCGCTGATCTGGGATCTGCGAGGCAATCCCGGCGGACTTCTGGACGTTGCGGTCGAAGTGCTGGATCGGTTCATCGCGGACGGCGTGCTGGTTTCGACCAAAGGCCGAACTTCCGATTCGAATTCGTCCTACTCGGCTCGCCGCGAAGGAACGTGGAATATGCCGCTGGTGGTGCTCGTCGACGGCGACAGCGCCAGCGCCAGCGAAATTGTCGCCGGGGCGATTCACGATCACCACCGGGGCGAGCTGGTCGGACGCAAGACATATGGAAAGTGGTCCGTGCAGACGATTCACATGGGCCGGGGTGAGACCGGGCTGCGGCTGACGACGGCGAAGTTCTACTCGCCGACGGGCAATACGTTCGGCAAGATCGGCTTCCAGCCGGACGTCGTCGTGCCGGAACCGGCCCCGCAGACGACGACCGCGTATCGGGGCGCCATCGATCCGAATTCCGATAGCGATATCGAGGCGGGGCTCAACGCCCTGAAGAAGCAACTGGCGCGGCGATGA
- a CDS encoding sugar phosphate isomerase/epimerase family protein, translated as MPLKISFSTLACPNWNWHDVLRHGPAYGYDGVEIRQLGGDTNLLGVEDLLEECWDQRRRELEYANFRVCGLASSIKFDAAAHQEVDEQIAVGKGYLRLGQALGAQFIRVFGDTLPPVGESARRERILQQIVDGLKRLGDEAAAFGIQILLETHGDFTSSPIAAEVMSRVDHPMVGLVWDTHHAWRFDDEPLAETWARIRPWVRHTHWKDSVTIGEVELTERQKHAAVAATLLMSGHKHADYVLFRGGEFPAAECLQLLLSGGYSGWHSLEWEKMWHPELLGPEIALPLFPGKLRELLQSVNITNRPVAG; from the coding sequence ATGCCACTCAAAATCTCATTTTCCACGCTCGCGTGTCCCAACTGGAACTGGCACGACGTGCTGCGGCATGGTCCGGCGTATGGCTACGACGGCGTTGAAATCCGGCAACTGGGAGGGGACACCAACCTGCTCGGGGTGGAAGATCTTCTGGAGGAGTGCTGGGACCAGCGGCGGCGGGAGCTGGAGTATGCGAACTTCCGCGTGTGCGGGCTGGCGTCGTCGATCAAGTTTGATGCGGCGGCTCACCAGGAGGTCGATGAGCAGATTGCCGTCGGGAAAGGCTATCTGCGGCTGGGGCAGGCGCTGGGGGCGCAATTCATCCGGGTATTCGGGGATACGCTGCCTCCCGTCGGGGAATCCGCGAGGCGTGAGCGGATTTTGCAGCAGATCGTCGACGGGCTGAAGCGACTCGGCGATGAGGCGGCTGCCTTTGGAATTCAGATTCTGCTGGAAACCCACGGAGACTTCACCTCCAGCCCGATCGCGGCTGAGGTGATGTCGCGAGTCGACCATCCGATGGTGGGGCTGGTCTGGGATACTCACCATGCATGGAGGTTTGACGACGAGCCTCTGGCGGAGACGTGGGCCAGGATCCGGCCCTGGGTGCGACATACCCACTGGAAGGACTCCGTCACCATCGGTGAAGTCGAACTGACCGAACGTCAGAAACACGCGGCGGTGGCGGCGACGCTGCTGATGAGCGGCCACAAGCATGCGGACTACGTCCTGTTCCGAGGAGGCGAGTTTCCGGCGGCTGAGTGTTTGCAGTTGTTACTTTCGGGCGGTTATTCGGGCTGGCACTCCCTGGAGTGGGAGAAAATGTGGCATCCGGAACTGCTCGGGCCGGAAATCGCGTTGCCGCTGTTTCCCGGTAAACTGAGAGAACTGTTGCAATCCGTCAACATTACCAATCGCCCCGTGGCGGGTTGA
- the hisE gene encoding phosphoribosyl-ATP diphosphatase: MTTPAAESALARLAALVEHRQQERPGGSYTVELFDGGHTVMSSKIIEEAYELIEAAGGDEPVDRMAITHEAADLVYHLLVLLTSVGVSWQFVERELMERFGTSGLAEKAARP, from the coding sequence ATGACGACACCGGCTGCAGAATCGGCGCTGGCGCGGCTGGCGGCCCTGGTGGAGCATCGCCAGCAGGAGCGTCCGGGGGGATCGTATACCGTCGAACTGTTTGACGGCGGCCACACGGTGATGTCGTCGAAGATTATCGAAGAGGCCTACGAACTGATCGAGGCCGCCGGCGGAGACGAGCCGGTCGACCGGATGGCGATTACGCACGAAGCGGCGGACCTGGTCTATCATCTGCTGGTGCTGCTGACGTCCGTCGGGGTGTCGTGGCAGTTTGTGGAGCGGGAGCTGATGGAGCGATTCGGGACTTCGGGGCTGGCGGAAAAAGCGGCCCGGCCCTGA
- a CDS encoding SRPBCC family protein yields MAVFESRTPLNCSPEAAFDFISRPVNLQKIAPPEMGLVFVAAPEVVALGSRLTVKVQAYGQIQQLDYEIIEYESPVRFREKGIGGPMRLWLHDYIVEPTESGVLLVNKIEFEPPGGLVGLLITKDRILDHLEDGFEFRRQALKKVLG; encoded by the coding sequence ATGGCTGTGTTTGAATCCCGGACTCCATTGAATTGTTCGCCGGAAGCGGCGTTTGACTTCATCTCGCGGCCGGTGAATCTGCAGAAAATCGCCCCGCCAGAAATGGGGCTGGTGTTTGTGGCTGCGCCGGAGGTCGTGGCGCTGGGAAGCCGGCTGACGGTGAAGGTCCAGGCGTACGGGCAGATTCAGCAGCTCGACTACGAAATTATCGAGTACGAGTCGCCCGTCCGTTTTCGCGAGAAGGGGATCGGCGGACCGATGCGGCTCTGGCTACACGATTACATCGTCGAGCCGACCGAGTCGGGCGTGCTGCTGGTCAACAAGATTGAGTTCGAGCCGCCCGGCGGGCTGGTCGGACTGCTGATCACGAAGGATCGGATTCTGGATCACCTGGAAGACGGTTTCGAGTTCCGCCGGCAGGCGTTGAAGAAGGTGCTGGGATGA
- the miaA gene encoding tRNA (adenosine(37)-N6)-dimethylallyltransferase MiaA: MRLPPLLLQQCWFLAGPTAGGKSAVALELAQLLGAEILALDSMTLYRGLDLGTAKPTIADRASVPHHLLDILDPDQEFSVAEYLHVARDCCEDILGRGRVPLFVGGTGLYLRSVLRGVFEGPPADAEFRRQKEDQALRSGPDSLHAELARIDAPSAARLHPNDLRRVIRALEVHHLTGRTLSEQHEQGPRPPGERPQHVYWLSPPREVLYQRIDQRVNAMFAAGWLAEAEQLAKREPPLGPTARKALGYQELFDWFDRGRLEPLSTVIETIQTRTRQFSKRQLTWFRNLEECRSVEIRGDESPAAIAARLRDIAAG; this comes from the coding sequence GTGAGACTTCCCCCCCTTCTGCTGCAGCAATGCTGGTTCCTGGCCGGTCCGACCGCCGGGGGAAAGTCCGCCGTCGCGCTCGAACTCGCTCAGTTGCTCGGGGCGGAGATCCTCGCTCTCGACAGCATGACGCTCTACCGCGGGCTCGATCTTGGCACAGCAAAGCCGACCATCGCGGATCGCGCCAGTGTGCCCCACCACCTGCTGGACATTCTGGACCCCGACCAGGAGTTCAGCGTCGCCGAGTACCTGCACGTCGCCCGCGACTGCTGCGAAGACATCCTCGGCCGCGGCCGAGTCCCCCTCTTCGTGGGAGGAACTGGTCTGTATCTGAGATCCGTGTTGCGCGGAGTCTTCGAAGGCCCCCCCGCCGACGCCGAATTTCGTCGCCAGAAGGAAGACCAGGCCCTCCGATCGGGACCCGATTCGCTGCACGCCGAACTGGCGCGGATCGACGCTCCTTCGGCCGCCCGGCTCCACCCGAACGACCTCCGCCGAGTGATCCGCGCGCTCGAAGTGCACCATCTCACCGGACGCACTCTGTCCGAACAGCACGAGCAGGGACCGCGTCCCCCCGGCGAGCGGCCACAGCACGTCTACTGGCTTTCCCCGCCGCGCGAAGTTCTCTACCAAAGGATCGACCAGCGAGTGAACGCCATGTTCGCCGCCGGCTGGCTCGCCGAAGCGGAGCAACTGGCGAAGCGCGAACCGCCGCTTGGTCCGACGGCCCGCAAAGCTCTCGGCTACCAGGAGCTGTTCGACTGGTTCGATCGCGGGCGTCTCGAACCACTTTCGACGGTGATCGAGACGATTCAGACCCGGACGCGTCAGTTTTCCAAGCGGCAGCTCACCTGGTTTCGCAACCTGGAAGAGTGCCGCTCGGTCGAAATCCGCGGCGACGAGTCCCCCGCCGCCATCGCTGCCCGCCTTCGCGACATCGCCGCGGGCTGA